One window of the Cryptomeria japonica chromosome 7, Sugi_1.0, whole genome shotgun sequence genome contains the following:
- the LOC131039873 gene encoding G-type lectin S-receptor-like serine/threonine-protein kinase SD2-5 — translation MRKIDAFSISSFSSISVFEVVIVLLISSPVVIQSFALPPTTGYGGTIWTNNVQYLESWTAQSVKISPVTVRPVLLSNNISYGGANLRFGCGFFCYSIPCHTGYSFAVFFFIYQTDYTDPDDLQMVWTANRERLVQDNATLGLTSTGNLVLKDADGTLVWSTNTSSKKIQGITMEEKGNLVLLNSSNGTMWQSFDHPADTLMVDQKWKVGQKIFANISPTNTSQGFYYGSLNVEGFAMYTAPAPGQMYFRYPKEPTTVNCAYMLLDNESLNYYPVGYPSNPITVSLSAPKNCLYYKIISDGHLQFYSFQPRTGESVTDYLTSFTDALTVCEYPKTCGDYGVCNDGQCSCPEEANVFAQINASKPSSGCLPLSPLVCPETSTISSSLQDYELLEMDHVSYFTYSYGNASTTELVSSDECKTLCLKNCTCKAAFFRYGIFGNSSSGHCYLESNVYSLQMNTPIDTFYNSSAYIKVKRISISKHGNRSVKDIGIAIGCVFAVLFLVLGAWKAKSGKCITGEKSDQREDEDASRNRPAGLTFRFSFKELENATNNFSSKLGSGGFGSVYEGVLSDGTKIAVKRLDRAGQGTKEFKAEVETVGSIHHLNLVRLKGFCAEKSHRMLVYEYLPNGSLEKWIFPNHSDQFVLDWKTRSKVVLHIARGLVYLHEECEQRIIHFDIKPQNILLDEHFNAKFSDFGLAKLTNREQSEVITMLRGTPGYMAPELLNMHITEKADIYSFGVMLVEIVSGKRSRELTEFRLFSVLQRKAEEGRLTDLLDSRLQDEADVVKEEATKMLGVGMLCIQDDFMSRPAMSTVIRALEGTVELGSFPFLSSPASNHSVPLLSEPHNSEHSYTAESSTLAGR, via the coding sequence ATGAGAAAAATCGACGCTTTTtctatttcctctttttcttccaTTTCAGTATTTGAAGTTGTAATTGTTCTCCTTATATCATCTCCTGTCGTTATACAGTCATTTGCTCTGCCTCCTACAACCGGATATGGAGGCACCATATGGACAAATAATGTCCAGTATTTAGAATCGTGGACAGCTCAATCGGTTAAAATAAGTCCAGTTACAGTCAGACCTGTTCTTCTCTCCAACAATATCTCCTATGGCGGTGCGAACCTGCGgtttggatgtggattcttctgcTACTCTATTCCTTGTCACACGGGCTATTCCTTTGCAGTTTTCTTTTTTATCTACCAGACTGATTATACTGATCCAGATGACCTGCAGATGGTCTGGACTGCAAATAGAGAGCGTTTAGTGCAAGACAACGCAACCCTTGGACTCACCTCAACTGGGAACCTTGTGTTGAAAGACGCAGATGGCACTCTGGTCTGGTCTACAAATACATCATCCAAGAAAATTCAAGGAATAACGATGGAAGAAAAGGGGAACTTAGTGCTCTTGAACAGCTCCAACGGAACCATGTGGCAGTCTTTCGACCATCCCGCTGATACGCTCATGGTAGACCAGAAATGGAAGGTGGGGCAGAAGATTTTTGCAAATATTTCTCCCACCAATACAAGTCAAGGGTTTTACTATGGATCCTTGAATGTGGAAGGCTTTGCTATGTATACGGCCCCTGCGCCCGgtcaaatgtattttaggtatcCAAAGGAACCCACAACGGTTAACTGTGCTTATATGCTGTTGGATAATGAGTCGCTCAATTACTATCCTGTCGGGTATCCATCGAATCCGATTACAGTGAGTCTTTCTGCACCTAAAAATTGCCTCTATTATAAGATTATTTCAGATGGGCATTTGCAGTTTTATTCTTTCCAGCCAAGAACTGGAGAGTCTGTAACTGACTATTTGACAAGCTTTACCGATGCATTAACTGTCTGTGAGTATCCAAAAACTTGTGGGGACTATGGTGTCTGCAACGATGGTCAGTGCAGCTGTCCTGAAGAGGCCAATGTTTTTGCTCAGATTAATGCCTCCAAACCCAGTTCGGGCTGTCTACCACTTAGTCCTCTCGTCTGTCCAGAGACATCTACAATCAGTAGCAGTCTACAAGATTATGAGTTGTTGGAGATGGATCATGTGTCGTATTTTACTTATTCTTATGGAAATGCGTCTACCACAGAGTTGGTTTCAAGTGATGAATGCAAAACTCTTTGCCTCAAAAACTGCACTTGCAAAGCTGCTTTTTTCAGGTATGGTATCTTTGGCAATAGTTCTAGTGGTCATTGTTATCTGGAGTCCAATGTCTACTCTCTGCAAATGAACACTCCAATTGATACCTTTTACAATTCCAGTGCTTATATTAAAGTTAAGAGAATCTCCATCTCCAAGCACGGCAATCGCTCTGTTAAAGATATCGGTATTGCTATTGGTTGTGTATTCGCTGTCCTGTTTCTCGTATTGGGGGCATGGAAGGCGAAATCTGGAAAATGCATTACAGGGGAGAAAAGTGATCAGCGTGAGGATGAGGACGCTTCTCGGAACCGGCCGGCTGGATTAACTTTTCGTTTCTCATTCAAGGAATTGGAAAATGCTACAAACAATTTCAGTTCGAAGCTTGGCAGCGGGGGATTCGGATCTGTTTATGAAGGCGTTCTGTCTGATGGCACAAAGATTGCAGTGAAGCGGCTGGACAGAGCAGGGCAAGGAACAAAAGAGTTTAAAGCAGAGGTAGAAACGGTAGGCAGTATTCATCATCTTAATTTGGTGAGACTGAAAGGTTTTTGTGCTGAGAAATCCCATCGAATGCTCGTCTATGAGTATCTACCAAATGGGTCTCTTGAGAAATGGATATTTCCCAATCATTCCGATCAATTTGTGCTGGATTGGAAGACCAGATCCAAAGTAGTTCTTCATATAGCGCGGGGATTGGTCTACTTACATGAAGAGTGTGAACAGAGAATTATTCATTTCGACATCAAACCCCAAAACATTCTCCTGGATGAGCATTTCAATGCCAAGTTCTCAGATTTTGGGCTTGCAAAGTTGACTAACAGAGAGCAAAGTGAAGTGATAACTATGTTGAGAGGAACACCTGGTTATATGGCTCCTGAATTGTTGAATATGCATATTACAGAGAAGGCAGATATATATAGCTTCGGTGTTATGTTGGTTGAAATTGTGAGCGGAAAAAGAAGCAGAGAGCTTACTGAGTTCCGCTTATTCTCGGTATTACAGAGGAAAGCCGAAGAAGGGAGATTGACAGATTTGTTAGACTCAAGGCTTCAAGATGAAGCGGATGTTGTAAAGGAAGAGGCAACCAAAATGTTAGGAGTGGGGATGTTGTGTATACAGGATGATTTTATGAGCAGGCCAGCGATGTCAACTGTAATAAGGGCATTGGAGGGGACGGTAGAGTTGGGCAGTTTCCCTTTTCTTTCGTCCCCTGCTTCGAACCACTCAGTCCCGCTCTTATCTGAACCTCATAATTCGGAACACTCGTACACCGCAGAGTCTTCTACATTAGCTGGAAGATGA